A genomic region of Manihot esculenta cultivar AM560-2 chromosome 15, M.esculenta_v8, whole genome shotgun sequence contains the following coding sequences:
- the LOC110601755 gene encoding protein ALWAYS EARLY 3 isoform X2: MAPSRKSRSVNKRFSYINEATSNKNGENTNKSRQRKRKLSDMLGPQWSKEELERFYKAYRKHGKDWEKITATVRDRSVENVEALYTMNRAYLSLPRGYASAAGLIAMMTDHYSNLEESESEQETNEPVVAHQKPQKGARGTKELDASPAPDLVQSQSGASNYGCLSLLKKRRSGSRPWAVGKRTPRVPVSYSFDKDNREKYISPIRQGLKLKGDALDDDVAHEIALVLTEASQKAGSPQVSQTPKRKPETPSPVRNGEHVPAESETTSTKLRGSEMDEGGCELSLGRTEADLGHYVRNKRFAKGKRYHVRKPEVEENVDDHLDDLKEACSGTEEGQKLGAVKGKLEMEGLGTKLVRSSSKGPRKRSKKVLFGEGEADAFDALQALADLSLRLPEAPVDTESSVHVEEQKNEIVSKTKLKGNHSTPRVKVASKTTKQGKGFPHVVKSIPEVKDGDHQINVGIRKRRKKSLPSKILENEERIDSHLGEFQKVEGTDDVLSSNQFNLPTKVRSRRKVKSPKPSIDKDAPSSENIVNGQYNIAIPSLNDNAFNLKKKLSNCLSWYQVRRWCVFEWFYSAIDYPWFAKREFVEYLDHVGLGHIPRLTRVEWGVIRSSLGKPRRFSEQFLKEEKEKLNQYRESVRNHYTELRAGTRDGLPTDLARPLSVGQRIIALHPRTREIHDGSVLTVDHNRCRVQFDEPELGVEFVMDVDCMPLNPLENMPASLTRHNIFFNKFIENLNDIKMNGQPMERKVEGYIKLAPCENLENGTGFPHTSPSTHLISNLFQHAKGGSTNSTMQVSVESGEPVIAQPFILAHVQAKEADIQALSELTRALDKKEAVVSELKRLNDEVENQKNGENSLNDSELFKKHYAAVLLQLNEVNEQVSSALYCLRQRNTYQGNNPHIWLKPIICIGEPAGSCGSVDHSADETQEPGSHVSEIVESSRAKAQTMVDAAMQALSSLKKGGSGFESIEEAIDFVNNQLSVDDLSTASMQTSTTANLAHSSLASQDQPSSCATNVGTNNHAPGTHLDLISDQNEAQIPSELITQCVATLLMIQKCTERQFPPSDVAQVLDSAVTSLKPCCSQNLPIYADIQKCMGIIRNQILALIPT, from the exons ATGGCTCCGTCAAGAAAGTCTAGAAGTGTGAATAAGCGGTTTTCATACATTAATGAGGCCACTTCTAATAAAAATGGGGAGAATACCAACAAAAGTAGGCAGCGG aagaggaagttgtCTGACATGTTAGGACCACAATGGAGCAAGGAAGAGCTTGAGCGTTTCTACAAGGCATATCGTAAGCATGGGAAAGATTGGGAGAAG ATAACTGCTACAGTGCGTGACCGGTCTGTGGAAAATGTAGAAGCCCTTTATACCATGAACAGG GCTTATTTATCTCTTCCACGAGGGTATGCTTCTGCAGCTGGACTAATAGCAATGATGACAGATCATTACAGTAATCTG GAAGAAAGTGAAAGTGAACAAGAAACTAATGAGCCTGTAGTGGCCCATCAAAAACCTCAAAAGGGTGCTAGAGGAACTAAAGAATTAGATGCTTCTCCGGCCCCAGATCTTGTGCAATCCCAGTCAGGTGCATCAAATTATGGCTGCTTGTCACTGTTGAAGAAGAGGCGCTCTG GAAGCAGGCCTTGGGCTGTTGGAAAAAGGACACCTCGTGTCCCTGTTTCTTATTCATTTGATAAAGACAACAGGGAGAAGTATATTTCACCAATTCGACAAGGTTTGAAATTAAAGGGTGATGCACTGGATGATGATGTTGCTCATGAGATAGCATTAGTATTAACAGAGGCTTCACAAAAAGCTGGTTCTCCCCAGGTCTCTCAAACACCAAAAAGAAAACCAGAGACACCATCACCTGTTCGGAATGGTGAACATGTG CCTGCTGAATCAGAGACGACCAGCACCAAGCTTCGTGGCAGTGAAATGGATGAGGGTGGTTGTGAATTAAGCTTGGGAAGAACAGAAGCTGATTTAGGACATTATGTAAGAAATAAACGTTTTGCGAAGGGGAAGAGATATCATGTGAGGAAGCCAGAAGTGGAAGAAAATGTAGATGATCATTTGGATGACTTAAAGGAAGCTTGTAGTGGGACAGAGGAAGGACAGAAGCTGGGTGCTGTCAAAGGAAAACTAGAAATGGAGGGTTTGGGTACAAAACTCGTAAGGTCCTCTAGTAAGGGTCCAAGAAAGAGAAGCAAAAAAGTTCTCTTTGGAGAAG GTGAAGCTGATGCCTTTGATGCATTGCAAGCTTTGGCAGATTTATCACTGAGATTGCCAGAAGCACCTGTTGATACAG AGTCATCTGTTCATGTTGAGGAACAGAAGAATGAAATCGTTTCCAAGACCAAGTTGAAAGGGAATCATTCAACTCCCAGAGTTAAAGTTGCCTCGAAAACAACTAAACAAGGAAAAGGTTTCCCTCATGTTGTTAAATCAATTCCAGAAGTGAAGGATGGAGACCATCAGATTAATGTTGGGATtcggaaaagaagaaagaagtctTTGCCATCTAAG ATTTTAGAAAATGAAGAACGTATTGATTCTCATCTGGGTGAGTTCCAAAAGGTTGAG GGCACTGATGAT GTTTTATCTTCAAACCAATTCAACTTACCTACCAAAGTGAGGAGTAGGCGTAAAGTCAAGTCACCAAAACCTTCTATTGATAAAGATGCTCCGTCTTCTGAGAACATTGTAAATGGCCAATACAATATTGCCATTCCTTCCCTCAATGACAATGCATTCAATCTTAAG AAAAAGCTTTCTAATTGCCTTTCCTGGTATCAAGTTCGGAGGTGGTGTGTTTTTGAATGGTTCTACAGTGCAATTGATTACCCATGGTTCGCTAAAAGGGAGTTTGTGGAATACCTGGATCATGTTGGATTGGGCCATATTCCTAGATTAACTCGTGTTGAATGGGGTGTTATAAGAAG TTCCCTTGGTAAACCACGTAGATTTTCAGAGCAGTTTTtaaaggaagagaaagagaagctTAATCAATACCGTGAATCTGTCAGAAACCATTACACAGAACTTCGTGCTGGTACTAGGGATGGACTTCCTACTGATTTGGCTCGACCTTTATCTGTTGGACAACGTATTATTGCTCTTCACCCTAGAACGAGAGAGATTCATGATGGAAGTGTACTTACTGTTGATCATAACAGATGCCGAGTTCAGTTTGACGAACCTGAACTAGGGGTTGAATTTGTCATG GATGTTGATTGCATGCCATTAAATCCATTGGAAAATATGCCTGCATCTCTTACCAGGcacaatatttttttcaataaatttattgaGAACTTAAATGACATCAAAATGAATGGGCAACCGATGGAAAGGAAGGTGGAAGGATACATAAAACTTGCTCCATGTGAGAATCTGGAGAATGGGACTGGTTTTCCACATACTTCTCCATCAACTCATCTTATTAGCAATTTATTTCAGCATGCAAAG GGCGGTTCAACAAATTCTACTATGCAAGTTAGCGTCGAGTCAGGTGAACCTGTTATTGCTCAACCTTTTATTCTTGCACATGTCCAAGCAAAGGAAGCTGATATCCAAGCTCTTTCTGAGTTGACTCGTGCTCTTGACAAGAAG GAGGCTGTGGTTTCTGAGTTGAAGCGCTTGAATGATGAGGTGGAAAACCAGAAGAATGGAGAAAACTCCCTAAATGATTCTGAACTTTTTAAGAAGCATTATGCTGCTGTACTTTTGCAGTTAAATGAAGTCAATGAACAG gtctcttctgctctctattGCTTGAGGCAACGTAACACATATCAAGGAAATAACCCACACATCTGGTTGAAGCCCATAATTTGTATAGGTGAACCAGCTGGGAGCTGTGGCTCGGTTGACCATTCTGCAGATGAGACCCAAGAACCTGGATCTCATGTGTCTGAGATTGTTGAAAGTTCAAGAGCAAAAGCTCAGACAATGGTTGATGCAGCTATGCAG GCACTGTCATCTTTGAAGAAGGGAGGAAGTGGCTTTGAGAGTATTGAAGAGGCTATAGATTTTGTAAATAATCAACTTTCAGTAGATGATTTAAGCACAGCAAGCATGCAAACCTCTACCACTGCAAATTTAGCACACAGCAGTCTGGCTTCTCAGGATCAGCCAAGTTCCTGTGCAACAAATGTGGGGACAAACAACCATGCTCCTGGTACTCACTTGGACCTTatttctgaccaaaatgaaGCACAAATCCCTTCAGAACTCATTACACAATGTGTAGCTACTTTGCTTATGATTCAG AAATGTACAGAACGGCAGTTTCCGCCAAGTGATGTTGCCCAGGTACTAGATTCTGCAGTTACAAGTTTGAAGCCATGTTGTTCACAAAATCTTCCAATATATGCAGATATTCAGAAATGCATGGGAATTATTAGGAATCAGATATTGGCACTCATACCTACATAG
- the LOC110601755 gene encoding protein ALWAYS EARLY 3 isoform X1, with product MAPSRKSRSVNKRFSYINEATSNKNGENTNKSRQRKRKLSDMLGPQWSKEELERFYKAYRKHGKDWEKITATVRDRSVENVEALYTMNRAYLSLPRGYASAAGLIAMMTDHYSNLEESESEQETNEPVVAHQKPQKGARGTKELDASPAPDLVQSQSGASNYGCLSLLKKRRSGSRPWAVGKRTPRVPVSYSFDKDNREKYISPIRQGLKLKGDALDDDVAHEIALVLTEASQKAGSPQVSQTPKRKPETPSPVRNGEHVPAESETTSTKLRGSEMDEGGCELSLGRTEADLGHYVRNKRFAKGKRYHVRKPEVEENVDDHLDDLKEACSGTEEGQKLGAVKGKLEMEGLGTKLVRSSSKGPRKRSKKVLFGEGEADAFDALQALADLSLRLPEAPVDTESSVHVEEQKNEIVSKTKLKGNHSTPRVKVASKTTKQGKGFPHVVKSIPEVKDGDHQINVGIRKRRKKSLPSKILENEERIDSHLGEFQKVEGTDDVSHLINKAKCSHDSAYQKQGKLMKSQELTSTDHGRDSNDSAPSSIQVLSSNQFNLPTKVRSRRKVKSPKPSIDKDAPSSENIVNGQYNIAIPSLNDNAFNLKKKLSNCLSWYQVRRWCVFEWFYSAIDYPWFAKREFVEYLDHVGLGHIPRLTRVEWGVIRSSLGKPRRFSEQFLKEEKEKLNQYRESVRNHYTELRAGTRDGLPTDLARPLSVGQRIIALHPRTREIHDGSVLTVDHNRCRVQFDEPELGVEFVMDVDCMPLNPLENMPASLTRHNIFFNKFIENLNDIKMNGQPMERKVEGYIKLAPCENLENGTGFPHTSPSTHLISNLFQHAKGGSTNSTMQVSVESGEPVIAQPFILAHVQAKEADIQALSELTRALDKKEAVVSELKRLNDEVENQKNGENSLNDSELFKKHYAAVLLQLNEVNEQVSSALYCLRQRNTYQGNNPHIWLKPIICIGEPAGSCGSVDHSADETQEPGSHVSEIVESSRAKAQTMVDAAMQALSSLKKGGSGFESIEEAIDFVNNQLSVDDLSTASMQTSTTANLAHSSLASQDQPSSCATNVGTNNHAPGTHLDLISDQNEAQIPSELITQCVATLLMIQKCTERQFPPSDVAQVLDSAVTSLKPCCSQNLPIYADIQKCMGIIRNQILALIPT from the exons ATGGCTCCGTCAAGAAAGTCTAGAAGTGTGAATAAGCGGTTTTCATACATTAATGAGGCCACTTCTAATAAAAATGGGGAGAATACCAACAAAAGTAGGCAGCGG aagaggaagttgtCTGACATGTTAGGACCACAATGGAGCAAGGAAGAGCTTGAGCGTTTCTACAAGGCATATCGTAAGCATGGGAAAGATTGGGAGAAG ATAACTGCTACAGTGCGTGACCGGTCTGTGGAAAATGTAGAAGCCCTTTATACCATGAACAGG GCTTATTTATCTCTTCCACGAGGGTATGCTTCTGCAGCTGGACTAATAGCAATGATGACAGATCATTACAGTAATCTG GAAGAAAGTGAAAGTGAACAAGAAACTAATGAGCCTGTAGTGGCCCATCAAAAACCTCAAAAGGGTGCTAGAGGAACTAAAGAATTAGATGCTTCTCCGGCCCCAGATCTTGTGCAATCCCAGTCAGGTGCATCAAATTATGGCTGCTTGTCACTGTTGAAGAAGAGGCGCTCTG GAAGCAGGCCTTGGGCTGTTGGAAAAAGGACACCTCGTGTCCCTGTTTCTTATTCATTTGATAAAGACAACAGGGAGAAGTATATTTCACCAATTCGACAAGGTTTGAAATTAAAGGGTGATGCACTGGATGATGATGTTGCTCATGAGATAGCATTAGTATTAACAGAGGCTTCACAAAAAGCTGGTTCTCCCCAGGTCTCTCAAACACCAAAAAGAAAACCAGAGACACCATCACCTGTTCGGAATGGTGAACATGTG CCTGCTGAATCAGAGACGACCAGCACCAAGCTTCGTGGCAGTGAAATGGATGAGGGTGGTTGTGAATTAAGCTTGGGAAGAACAGAAGCTGATTTAGGACATTATGTAAGAAATAAACGTTTTGCGAAGGGGAAGAGATATCATGTGAGGAAGCCAGAAGTGGAAGAAAATGTAGATGATCATTTGGATGACTTAAAGGAAGCTTGTAGTGGGACAGAGGAAGGACAGAAGCTGGGTGCTGTCAAAGGAAAACTAGAAATGGAGGGTTTGGGTACAAAACTCGTAAGGTCCTCTAGTAAGGGTCCAAGAAAGAGAAGCAAAAAAGTTCTCTTTGGAGAAG GTGAAGCTGATGCCTTTGATGCATTGCAAGCTTTGGCAGATTTATCACTGAGATTGCCAGAAGCACCTGTTGATACAG AGTCATCTGTTCATGTTGAGGAACAGAAGAATGAAATCGTTTCCAAGACCAAGTTGAAAGGGAATCATTCAACTCCCAGAGTTAAAGTTGCCTCGAAAACAACTAAACAAGGAAAAGGTTTCCCTCATGTTGTTAAATCAATTCCAGAAGTGAAGGATGGAGACCATCAGATTAATGTTGGGATtcggaaaagaagaaagaagtctTTGCCATCTAAG ATTTTAGAAAATGAAGAACGTATTGATTCTCATCTGGGTGAGTTCCAAAAGGTTGAG GGCACTGATGATGTAAGTCACTTAATAAACAAAGCCAAATGCTCTCATGATTCTGCATACCAGAAACAAGGGAAATTGATGAAATCTCAAGAACTTACTTCCACCGACCATGGAAGGGATTCAAATGATTCAGCTCCATCTTCCATACAGGTTTTATCTTCAAACCAATTCAACTTACCTACCAAAGTGAGGAGTAGGCGTAAAGTCAAGTCACCAAAACCTTCTATTGATAAAGATGCTCCGTCTTCTGAGAACATTGTAAATGGCCAATACAATATTGCCATTCCTTCCCTCAATGACAATGCATTCAATCTTAAG AAAAAGCTTTCTAATTGCCTTTCCTGGTATCAAGTTCGGAGGTGGTGTGTTTTTGAATGGTTCTACAGTGCAATTGATTACCCATGGTTCGCTAAAAGGGAGTTTGTGGAATACCTGGATCATGTTGGATTGGGCCATATTCCTAGATTAACTCGTGTTGAATGGGGTGTTATAAGAAG TTCCCTTGGTAAACCACGTAGATTTTCAGAGCAGTTTTtaaaggaagagaaagagaagctTAATCAATACCGTGAATCTGTCAGAAACCATTACACAGAACTTCGTGCTGGTACTAGGGATGGACTTCCTACTGATTTGGCTCGACCTTTATCTGTTGGACAACGTATTATTGCTCTTCACCCTAGAACGAGAGAGATTCATGATGGAAGTGTACTTACTGTTGATCATAACAGATGCCGAGTTCAGTTTGACGAACCTGAACTAGGGGTTGAATTTGTCATG GATGTTGATTGCATGCCATTAAATCCATTGGAAAATATGCCTGCATCTCTTACCAGGcacaatatttttttcaataaatttattgaGAACTTAAATGACATCAAAATGAATGGGCAACCGATGGAAAGGAAGGTGGAAGGATACATAAAACTTGCTCCATGTGAGAATCTGGAGAATGGGACTGGTTTTCCACATACTTCTCCATCAACTCATCTTATTAGCAATTTATTTCAGCATGCAAAG GGCGGTTCAACAAATTCTACTATGCAAGTTAGCGTCGAGTCAGGTGAACCTGTTATTGCTCAACCTTTTATTCTTGCACATGTCCAAGCAAAGGAAGCTGATATCCAAGCTCTTTCTGAGTTGACTCGTGCTCTTGACAAGAAG GAGGCTGTGGTTTCTGAGTTGAAGCGCTTGAATGATGAGGTGGAAAACCAGAAGAATGGAGAAAACTCCCTAAATGATTCTGAACTTTTTAAGAAGCATTATGCTGCTGTACTTTTGCAGTTAAATGAAGTCAATGAACAG gtctcttctgctctctattGCTTGAGGCAACGTAACACATATCAAGGAAATAACCCACACATCTGGTTGAAGCCCATAATTTGTATAGGTGAACCAGCTGGGAGCTGTGGCTCGGTTGACCATTCTGCAGATGAGACCCAAGAACCTGGATCTCATGTGTCTGAGATTGTTGAAAGTTCAAGAGCAAAAGCTCAGACAATGGTTGATGCAGCTATGCAG GCACTGTCATCTTTGAAGAAGGGAGGAAGTGGCTTTGAGAGTATTGAAGAGGCTATAGATTTTGTAAATAATCAACTTTCAGTAGATGATTTAAGCACAGCAAGCATGCAAACCTCTACCACTGCAAATTTAGCACACAGCAGTCTGGCTTCTCAGGATCAGCCAAGTTCCTGTGCAACAAATGTGGGGACAAACAACCATGCTCCTGGTACTCACTTGGACCTTatttctgaccaaaatgaaGCACAAATCCCTTCAGAACTCATTACACAATGTGTAGCTACTTTGCTTATGATTCAG AAATGTACAGAACGGCAGTTTCCGCCAAGTGATGTTGCCCAGGTACTAGATTCTGCAGTTACAAGTTTGAAGCCATGTTGTTCACAAAATCTTCCAATATATGCAGATATTCAGAAATGCATGGGAATTATTAGGAATCAGATATTGGCACTCATACCTACATAG
- the LOC110601755 gene encoding protein ALWAYS EARLY 3 isoform X3 — protein sequence MAPSRKSRSVNKRFSYINEATSNKNGENTNKSRQRKRKLSDMLGPQWSKEELERFYKAYRKHGKDWEKITATVRDRSVENVEALYTMNRAYLSLPRGYASAAGLIAMMTDHYSNLEESESEQETNEPVVAHQKPQKGARGTKELDASPAPDLVQSQSGASNYGCLSLLKKRRSGSRPWAVGKRTPRVPVSYSFDKDNREKYISPIRQGLKLKGDALDDDVAHEIALVLTEASQKAGSPQVSQTPKRKPETPSPVRNGEHVPAESETTSTKLRGSEMDEGGCELSLGRTEADLGHYVRNKRFAKGKRYHVRKPEVEENVDDHLDDLKEACSGTEEGQKLGAVKGKLEMEGLGTKLVRSSSKGPRKRSKKVLFGEGEADAFDALQALADLSLRLPEAPVDTESSVHVEEQKNEIVSKTKLKGNHSTPRVKVASKTTKQGKGFPHVVKSIPEVKDGDHQINVGIRKRRKKSLPSKILENEERIDSHLGEFQKVEGTDDVSHLINKAKCSHDSAYQKQGKLMKSQELTSTDHGRDSNDSAPSSIQVLSSNQFNLPTKVRSRRKVKSPKPSIDKDAPSSENIVNGQYNIAIPSLNDNAFNLKKKLSNCLSWYQVRRWCVFEWFYSAIDYPWFAKREFVEYLDHVGLGHIPRLTRVEWGVIRSSLGKPRRFSEQFLKEEKEKLNQYRESVRNHYTELRAGTRDGLPTDLARPLSVGQRIIALHPRTREIHDGSVLTVDHNRCRVQFDEPELGVEFVMGGSTNSTMQVSVESGEPVIAQPFILAHVQAKEADIQALSELTRALDKKEAVVSELKRLNDEVENQKNGENSLNDSELFKKHYAAVLLQLNEVNEQVSSALYCLRQRNTYQGNNPHIWLKPIICIGEPAGSCGSVDHSADETQEPGSHVSEIVESSRAKAQTMVDAAMQALSSLKKGGSGFESIEEAIDFVNNQLSVDDLSTASMQTSTTANLAHSSLASQDQPSSCATNVGTNNHAPGTHLDLISDQNEAQIPSELITQCVATLLMIQKCTERQFPPSDVAQVLDSAVTSLKPCCSQNLPIYADIQKCMGIIRNQILALIPT from the exons ATGGCTCCGTCAAGAAAGTCTAGAAGTGTGAATAAGCGGTTTTCATACATTAATGAGGCCACTTCTAATAAAAATGGGGAGAATACCAACAAAAGTAGGCAGCGG aagaggaagttgtCTGACATGTTAGGACCACAATGGAGCAAGGAAGAGCTTGAGCGTTTCTACAAGGCATATCGTAAGCATGGGAAAGATTGGGAGAAG ATAACTGCTACAGTGCGTGACCGGTCTGTGGAAAATGTAGAAGCCCTTTATACCATGAACAGG GCTTATTTATCTCTTCCACGAGGGTATGCTTCTGCAGCTGGACTAATAGCAATGATGACAGATCATTACAGTAATCTG GAAGAAAGTGAAAGTGAACAAGAAACTAATGAGCCTGTAGTGGCCCATCAAAAACCTCAAAAGGGTGCTAGAGGAACTAAAGAATTAGATGCTTCTCCGGCCCCAGATCTTGTGCAATCCCAGTCAGGTGCATCAAATTATGGCTGCTTGTCACTGTTGAAGAAGAGGCGCTCTG GAAGCAGGCCTTGGGCTGTTGGAAAAAGGACACCTCGTGTCCCTGTTTCTTATTCATTTGATAAAGACAACAGGGAGAAGTATATTTCACCAATTCGACAAGGTTTGAAATTAAAGGGTGATGCACTGGATGATGATGTTGCTCATGAGATAGCATTAGTATTAACAGAGGCTTCACAAAAAGCTGGTTCTCCCCAGGTCTCTCAAACACCAAAAAGAAAACCAGAGACACCATCACCTGTTCGGAATGGTGAACATGTG CCTGCTGAATCAGAGACGACCAGCACCAAGCTTCGTGGCAGTGAAATGGATGAGGGTGGTTGTGAATTAAGCTTGGGAAGAACAGAAGCTGATTTAGGACATTATGTAAGAAATAAACGTTTTGCGAAGGGGAAGAGATATCATGTGAGGAAGCCAGAAGTGGAAGAAAATGTAGATGATCATTTGGATGACTTAAAGGAAGCTTGTAGTGGGACAGAGGAAGGACAGAAGCTGGGTGCTGTCAAAGGAAAACTAGAAATGGAGGGTTTGGGTACAAAACTCGTAAGGTCCTCTAGTAAGGGTCCAAGAAAGAGAAGCAAAAAAGTTCTCTTTGGAGAAG GTGAAGCTGATGCCTTTGATGCATTGCAAGCTTTGGCAGATTTATCACTGAGATTGCCAGAAGCACCTGTTGATACAG AGTCATCTGTTCATGTTGAGGAACAGAAGAATGAAATCGTTTCCAAGACCAAGTTGAAAGGGAATCATTCAACTCCCAGAGTTAAAGTTGCCTCGAAAACAACTAAACAAGGAAAAGGTTTCCCTCATGTTGTTAAATCAATTCCAGAAGTGAAGGATGGAGACCATCAGATTAATGTTGGGATtcggaaaagaagaaagaagtctTTGCCATCTAAG ATTTTAGAAAATGAAGAACGTATTGATTCTCATCTGGGTGAGTTCCAAAAGGTTGAG GGCACTGATGATGTAAGTCACTTAATAAACAAAGCCAAATGCTCTCATGATTCTGCATACCAGAAACAAGGGAAATTGATGAAATCTCAAGAACTTACTTCCACCGACCATGGAAGGGATTCAAATGATTCAGCTCCATCTTCCATACAGGTTTTATCTTCAAACCAATTCAACTTACCTACCAAAGTGAGGAGTAGGCGTAAAGTCAAGTCACCAAAACCTTCTATTGATAAAGATGCTCCGTCTTCTGAGAACATTGTAAATGGCCAATACAATATTGCCATTCCTTCCCTCAATGACAATGCATTCAATCTTAAG AAAAAGCTTTCTAATTGCCTTTCCTGGTATCAAGTTCGGAGGTGGTGTGTTTTTGAATGGTTCTACAGTGCAATTGATTACCCATGGTTCGCTAAAAGGGAGTTTGTGGAATACCTGGATCATGTTGGATTGGGCCATATTCCTAGATTAACTCGTGTTGAATGGGGTGTTATAAGAAG TTCCCTTGGTAAACCACGTAGATTTTCAGAGCAGTTTTtaaaggaagagaaagagaagctTAATCAATACCGTGAATCTGTCAGAAACCATTACACAGAACTTCGTGCTGGTACTAGGGATGGACTTCCTACTGATTTGGCTCGACCTTTATCTGTTGGACAACGTATTATTGCTCTTCACCCTAGAACGAGAGAGATTCATGATGGAAGTGTACTTACTGTTGATCATAACAGATGCCGAGTTCAGTTTGACGAACCTGAACTAGGGGTTGAATTTGTCATG GGCGGTTCAACAAATTCTACTATGCAAGTTAGCGTCGAGTCAGGTGAACCTGTTATTGCTCAACCTTTTATTCTTGCACATGTCCAAGCAAAGGAAGCTGATATCCAAGCTCTTTCTGAGTTGACTCGTGCTCTTGACAAGAAG GAGGCTGTGGTTTCTGAGTTGAAGCGCTTGAATGATGAGGTGGAAAACCAGAAGAATGGAGAAAACTCCCTAAATGATTCTGAACTTTTTAAGAAGCATTATGCTGCTGTACTTTTGCAGTTAAATGAAGTCAATGAACAG gtctcttctgctctctattGCTTGAGGCAACGTAACACATATCAAGGAAATAACCCACACATCTGGTTGAAGCCCATAATTTGTATAGGTGAACCAGCTGGGAGCTGTGGCTCGGTTGACCATTCTGCAGATGAGACCCAAGAACCTGGATCTCATGTGTCTGAGATTGTTGAAAGTTCAAGAGCAAAAGCTCAGACAATGGTTGATGCAGCTATGCAG GCACTGTCATCTTTGAAGAAGGGAGGAAGTGGCTTTGAGAGTATTGAAGAGGCTATAGATTTTGTAAATAATCAACTTTCAGTAGATGATTTAAGCACAGCAAGCATGCAAACCTCTACCACTGCAAATTTAGCACACAGCAGTCTGGCTTCTCAGGATCAGCCAAGTTCCTGTGCAACAAATGTGGGGACAAACAACCATGCTCCTGGTACTCACTTGGACCTTatttctgaccaaaatgaaGCACAAATCCCTTCAGAACTCATTACACAATGTGTAGCTACTTTGCTTATGATTCAG AAATGTACAGAACGGCAGTTTCCGCCAAGTGATGTTGCCCAGGTACTAGATTCTGCAGTTACAAGTTTGAAGCCATGTTGTTCACAAAATCTTCCAATATATGCAGATATTCAGAAATGCATGGGAATTATTAGGAATCAGATATTGGCACTCATACCTACATAG